One Helicobacter pylori genomic window, GGTGGGCGTTTTCTAAAACGCTTTCTTCAACAACAGAGCCATTCACAAAAAAGCGCTCCCTAAATTCAAAAACATGAGGGGAGGTGAAATGCGATACTTTAAAATTTTGATCGGCTAATAAAAGGGTTAAAAACCGCCCGGTGCTGCCCTTGCCATTAGTCCCTACCACATGAATGACTTTCGCTTGAATCTCAAAAAAAGCGTTCTTAAAATCTTTATAAATTTGAATGAAACGGCTAGGATCAAACTTGTGGTATTCCTTAGGCTTTGTTTCTAAAAACGCCTTCAACCCATGACTATTTTTCATTATTGAATTTCCCCTCATAAGCGATTTGAGCCACAAATTTAGTCAAAGTTTGCTCCACAGCCTGATTGATAGCGTAATAGCGGTTCTGGAAAGTGTTAAGGGGGTCTTGCAAATTCACGGCGTAATTATAATACCCGCTATTTTGGAAAGTCTTTTGTGTGCCTCTTTTATTATCATAGGTGTAATTCACAGACACGGTCGCGCGATAGAAAGTCGTAAAGCCTTCTTTATTTTGCGTGATGCTCGTATCGGTTACATTCGTGATTTCTATGATAATGATAGAATCCGCATCTTTTTCGCTCGCCAGGCGGTTTTGGAAGCGTTGCACGACTAAACGATTCATCAAATCCTTAAACTCTACAGAGTTTTCAGGGTTAGGCAAATTCACAATGAGTTTCACGTATATGCTATCGCCTAAAGCGTTTTGAGCGTAAGCGGCGATGGGCTTATACCCACAGCCCTTGAACCAAAACAACAAAATAAAAAAAAGTAAAGCCCTCATGCGATAACAAAATTAACAAGCTTATTAGGCACATAAATTTCTTTTTTAACGCTCGCCTTTTCTAAATATTTCTCTAATTCTTTTTTGGCCAAAACAATAATTTCTTCCTTACTGGCGTTAATATTGACTTTCAATTCCGCGCGCCTTTTGCCATTAATGGTAAGCCCTAAAGTCATAAAGTCTTCCATCAAAGCGCTTTCATCGATCGCTATAGGCTTAAAATTCTCTCTTTTAAAAAGTCTCTCGCTCAACTCCCATGCGGTGTGTGGGATAATAGGCTCTAAAATTTGCAACAACACAAAATAACCCTCGCATAAAATCCGCTCATTATTTTGCGCACTCAAAGCGTTTAAGGCTTCCATGCAACTTGCGATCAAAGTGTTAAACGCATAAGCGCTTTCAGCCTTATTGAAAATTTCATGCGATTTTTTTAACGCTTCATAGACTTTTTTACGGGCTAATTTTTGCGCTTCATTCAGGCTCGCTTCTTTAAATTCAGGCTTAGAAGTAGTAGGGGTAATGGCGTTCGCTTTATCGTATAAGCGCTTGATAAACCGGTGCGCCCCCTCTAAAGCGCTGTCATTCCATTCCAATTCTTTAGCCGGCGGGGCAGCAAAAAGGATAAAGAGCCTTGCGGCATCGGCCCCGTATTTTTTAAGTATCTCTTTAGGGCTAACGACATTACCTTTAGATTTGCTCATCTTAGCGCCATCTTTTAAAACCATGCCTTGAGTGATAAGCTGTTTAAAAGGCTCATCTAAATGAAGATAGCCCAAATCCCTTAAAGCCTTAGTGAAAAAGCGCGCGTATAACAAGTGCAAAATCGCATGCTCAATGCCACCAATATAAGTATCCACCGGCATGAAATACTTCAAGTAATTTTGATCAAACGCTTGATTTTCACGCTGGTTTTTGGGTGTGGTGTAGCGCAAGAAATACCAACTGGATTGGATGAAAGTATCCATGGTGTCTGTTTCTCTTAAGGCGTCTTTGTGGCATTTGGGGCATTGAGCGAATTTCCAACTCGCATGCTTTTCTAACGGATTGCCCTCCCCATCAATCACAACATCTTCAGGTAAAGTTACCGGCAGTTGGGTTTCAGGCACAATCCCACAATGTTTGCAATGAATCATAGGAATGGGCGCTCCCCAATACCTTTGACGGCTCACCCCCCAATCTTGCAAGCGGTAGTTGATGACCCTTTTACCGAGGTTTTCTTTTTCAAAATAAGCGATGATTTGTTCTCTGGCCACCGAGCTAGAAAGATCGCTCCACTCCCCACTATTTTTTAAAATCTCTTCTTTGGTGTGGGGCAAATTTTGAGGGCTTTGAGTGATCACTTTAATAGGGATATGATAAAGATTAGCGAATTCAAAATCCCTTTCATCGCAGGCTGGCACGCCCATTAACGCCCCAGAGCCATAATTAGCTAGAGCGAAATTAGCCACCCAAACAGGGATTTTTTGCTTCGTTAAAGGGTGGATAGCATAAATGCCTAAAAACGCCCCTTTTTTCTCTAAAGCTCTTTCTCTTTGAGTCGTGTTTAAAATCGCTTTAATGATCTTTGAATCTTCTTGGCTCACTCGCTTAATGGCATGCTCTACTAAAGGGTGTTCTGGGGCGATGGCGATGTAAGTTACGCCATAAATGGTATCCGCTCTTGTGGTAAAAACTTCAATTTCTTGAATGCCGTTGCAAGCTTTCAAGCACTCATCAGCGATTTTAAAGCCAAATTGCAACCCGCTAGATTTCCCTATCCAGTTTTTTTGCATGATTAGGACTTGAGAAGGCCAATGATCTTCTAAAGTTTCTAAGTCTTTTAGTAATTCTTCAGCGTAGTTTGTGATCTTCAAATAATATTGATAGAGTTCTTTTTGAACAACTTCCGTATCGCAACGCCAACACCTCCCATCAATGACTTGCTCATTAGCTAAAACGGTTTTGTCGTTAGGGCACCAATTGAGC contains:
- the lptE gene encoding LPS assembly lipoprotein LptE; translation: MRALLFFILLFWFKGCGYKPIAAYAQNALGDSIYVKLIVNLPNPENSVEFKDLMNRLVVQRFQNRLASEKDADSIIIIEITNVTDTSITQNKEGFTTFYRATVSVNYTYDNKRGTQKTFQNSGYYNYAVNLQDPLNTFQNRYYAINQAVEQTLTKFVAQIAYEGKFNNEK
- the leuS gene encoding leucine--tRNA ligase, with translation MDFINIEKKWQEFWWKNKSFEPKDDFNLPKKYILSMLPYPSGEIHMGHVRNYTIGDALARYYRLHHYNVLHPMGFDSFGMPAENAAIKHGIHPKTWTYENIEAMQKEFEALGFSFSKNREFATSDPDYTKFEQQFFIDLWEKGLIYRKKAMLNWCPNDKTVLANEQVIDGRCWRCDTEVVQKELYQYYLKITNYAEELLKDLETLEDHWPSQVLIMQKNWIGKSSGLQFGFKIADECLKACNGIQEIEVFTTRADTIYGVTYIAIAPEHPLVEHAIKRVSQEDSKIIKAILNTTQRERALEKKGAFLGIYAIHPLTKQKIPVWVANFALANYGSGALMGVPACDERDFEFANLYHIPIKVITQSPQNLPHTKEEILKNSGEWSDLSSSVAREQIIAYFEKENLGKRVINYRLQDWGVSRQRYWGAPIPMIHCKHCGIVPETQLPVTLPEDVVIDGEGNPLEKHASWKFAQCPKCHKDALRETDTMDTFIQSSWYFLRYTTPKNQRENQAFDQNYLKYFMPVDTYIGGIEHAILHLLYARFFTKALRDLGYLHLDEPFKQLITQGMVLKDGAKMSKSKGNVVSPKEILKKYGADAARLFILFAAPPAKELEWNDSALEGAHRFIKRLYDKANAITPTTSKPEFKEASLNEAQKLARKKVYEALKKSHEIFNKAESAYAFNTLIASCMEALNALSAQNNERILCEGYFVLLQILEPIIPHTAWELSERLFKRENFKPIAIDESALMEDFMTLGLTINGKRRAELKVNINASKEEIIVLAKKELEKYLEKASVKKEIYVPNKLVNFVIA